One segment of Streptomyces sp. YIM 121038 DNA contains the following:
- a CDS encoding deoxyribonuclease IV, with the protein MSSKKSPIGSHVPVAGGLARVGLAYARDLAAETVQVFVANPRGWATPPGNPEQDEAFRAACAAEGIPAYVHAPYLINFGSHTEATVEKSVESLRHSLRRGREIGALGVVVHTGSATGGRGRDVALRQVREHMLPLLDELTHDDDPFLLLESTAGQGSSLCSRTWDFGPYFEALDAHPKLGVCLDTCHVFAAGHDLAGPGGVKQTLDLLVDTVGEGRLKLVHANDSKDVVGAHKDRHENIGTGHIGAEAFRELLAHPATDGVPLIIETPGGKEGHAADVARLKELRG; encoded by the coding sequence ATGAGCAGCAAGAAGTCCCCCATCGGCAGCCACGTCCCCGTCGCCGGCGGCCTCGCCCGCGTCGGTCTCGCCTACGCCCGCGACCTCGCCGCGGAAACCGTCCAGGTCTTCGTCGCCAACCCGCGCGGCTGGGCGACGCCCCCGGGCAACCCCGAGCAGGACGAGGCCTTCCGCGCGGCCTGCGCCGCCGAGGGGATCCCGGCGTACGTCCACGCCCCGTACCTCATCAACTTCGGCTCGCACACCGAGGCCACGGTCGAGAAGTCCGTGGAGTCGCTGCGGCACTCGCTGCGCCGCGGGCGGGAGATCGGCGCGCTCGGCGTGGTCGTGCACACCGGCTCGGCCACCGGCGGCCGGGGCCGCGACGTGGCGCTGCGCCAGGTGCGCGAGCACATGCTGCCGCTGCTCGACGAGCTGACGCACGACGACGACCCGTTCCTGCTCCTGGAGTCGACCGCGGGCCAGGGCTCCTCGCTGTGCTCCCGCACCTGGGACTTCGGCCCGTACTTCGAGGCCCTGGACGCCCACCCGAAGCTCGGCGTCTGCCTGGACACCTGCCACGTCTTCGCGGCCGGGCACGACCTGGCCGGTCCCGGCGGCGTGAAGCAGACGCTCGACCTGCTCGTCGACACCGTGGGCGAGGGCCGCCTGAAGCTGGTCCACGCCAACGACTCCAAGGACGTCGTCGGCGCGCACAAGGACCGCCACGAGAACATCGGCACCGGCCACATCGGCGCCGAGGCCTTCCGCGAGCTGCTGGCCCACCCGGCCACGGACGGCGTCCCGCTGATCATCGAGACACCCGGCGGGAAGGAAGGGCACGCCGCCGACGTGGCACGGCTCAAGGAGCTCAGGGGATAG
- a CDS encoding DUF4396 domain-containing protein — MQHDTHAEHGHHEHHGHHTEHGNHAEHQHHGHAGHGAHAHHGAGGGKVSWSMAAQATLHCLTGCAIGEVLGMIIGTALGWGNVPTMTLAIILAFLFGYSLTLRGILKAGVDFKTALRVAFAADTLSIAVMELIDNGVIALWPGGMDAHLSDAMFWYLLAIALAAAFVITTPVNKWMIGRGKGHAVVHQYHH; from the coding sequence ATGCAGCACGACACGCATGCAGAACATGGGCACCACGAGCACCACGGACACCACACAGAGCACGGGAACCACGCGGAGCACCAGCACCACGGCCACGCGGGCCACGGCGCGCACGCCCACCACGGAGCCGGCGGCGGCAAGGTCAGCTGGTCCATGGCCGCGCAAGCGACGCTGCACTGCCTCACCGGGTGCGCCATCGGCGAAGTGCTCGGCATGATCATCGGCACCGCGCTCGGCTGGGGCAACGTGCCGACGATGACCCTCGCGATCATCCTCGCGTTCCTCTTCGGCTACTCGCTGACGCTGCGCGGCATCCTCAAGGCGGGCGTCGACTTCAAGACAGCCCTGCGCGTCGCGTTCGCCGCCGACACGCTGTCCATCGCCGTCATGGAACTCATCGACAACGGCGTGATCGCACTGTGGCCCGGCGGCATGGACGCCCATCTGTCGGACGCGATGTTCTGGTACCTGCTCGCGATCGCGCTCGCCGCCGCCTTCGTGATCACGACACCGGTCAACAAGTGGATGATCGGCCGCGGCAAGGGCCACGCGGTGGTGCACCAGTACCACCACTGA
- a CDS encoding sulfite oxidase-like oxidoreductase, which yields MGQPVGRTSRDVVEPDLPPGQRLQRGWPVTHYGPVPKFRPERWDFRVFGATADGEKHSWTHEEFSALPYATVVADLHCVTKFSMLGAEWGGVLARDLTELAPPAPNATHVMVWAEYGFSSNLRLADFLSDRTIFATHKGGELLTAEHGFPLRLVVPHLYAWKGPKWVRGIEYMTADRRGFWEERGYHNIGDPWREQRYSYQEEPGDGPEL from the coding sequence AGACGTAGTGGAGCCGGACCTTCCGCCGGGGCAGCGACTGCAGCGCGGCTGGCCGGTCACGCACTACGGCCCGGTCCCCAAGTTCCGCCCGGAGCGCTGGGACTTCAGGGTGTTCGGTGCCACCGCCGACGGTGAGAAGCACTCCTGGACGCACGAGGAGTTCTCGGCCCTGCCGTACGCGACGGTGGTCGCCGATCTGCACTGCGTCACGAAGTTCAGCATGCTCGGCGCCGAATGGGGCGGCGTGCTCGCCCGTGATCTGACCGAACTCGCGCCGCCCGCGCCGAACGCCACCCATGTGATGGTCTGGGCCGAGTACGGCTTCAGCTCGAACCTGCGCCTCGCGGACTTCCTCAGCGACCGCACGATTTTCGCCACGCACAAGGGCGGTGAGCTGCTCACCGCCGAGCACGGTTTCCCGCTGCGGCTCGTGGTGCCCCATCTGTACGCCTGGAAGGGCCCCAAGTGGGTCCGCGGCATCGAGTACATGACCGCAGACCGCCGCGGCTTCTGGGAGGAGCGCGGCTACCACAACATCGGCGACCCCTGGCGCGAGCAGCGCTACTCCTACCAGGAAGAGCCCGGGGACGGCCCCGAGCTCTGA